The following is a genomic window from Chryseobacterium ginsenosidimutans.
CGCCAGTTGGTCTTGTGATAATGCTTAATGAATTTGCTTTTACATCATTCGGATCACTTTCTTTTGCAGATTCGTCACCGAAAATATTCATTTCTCCTAATGACGGCGGAGCTGTACTTGCCCATTCGATGCCATTTTTCTGTGCGACCTGATCGGCCAATGACAGAATCTCAGGAACTTTTTTCCCATTGATCAATTGTCCCAAAGCTTTTAATTCTGCTACATCGCCGTCTGCTTCTACTCCAAAAGTTTTTAGAATATATAGAGCTTCATTAAATTTAATCTGTTTAATGGTTGGCAGACTGGCCGCCATATCATTGATACTCGACTGTAAAGTTTTAGTATTTGTAGCATCTACATGATCTTTCTTACATGCCGTGAAAAGCAATAAGCTGAGAATTAGTAGAAAAGAAAACTTTTTCATTTTTTTCGGTTTACCACAAAAATACTAAAACCTTTATTAATAGAGGATTTTATTTTTTATTTTGTTTCTCTTTTAAACGGTCTTTAAAAAATGAACTGAAAACTGCCTGCATATTTGGGAAGGAAGCATCTTTCCAGTATTCAGTTTTGTATTGGCTCATGCTTATATTAAGTTTCACTTTGTCTGCAACTTCATTATCATCAGTGAAATCTAATTCTTTTGGGTAGAAGTTTTTATAAACGATTACCTGATTGTAATCCTGCTCAGTTTTGTGTTTAAGTTTGATGAAAGCAAGTTCATTTGATTCTAAAAAATCTCTTAAAGTCTTTTTAGAATCCTTTTCATAAGAATGGTTCATGATGGTTTTGATATCATATAATCTATAGCCAAAAAATGCCAGCTCTTTTTCCTGAAGTGCGCTACCGCTAATTTCTATCTCGTCCTTTTCGCTTCCTTTAAGTTCTTTTATCGTCGCCTTGTTACTTTTAAATTCTTCGATATTACCCACGTTTTTCAGGGTTGGAAGTTTAAGAAACGCCGTGTAATCCCAAGATCCTGTTTCCTTTCGTTCGTTTGAAGCATTTTCTAATCTGAAAATACGGTATTGTTCAATATTGGTGCTTTTTAATTTTTTAGTTTTGTTATCGAAAACGTAAGTAACAATGCCATCAACATAGCAATTTAGTTTATTATTTAAAGTGACGTAAGCATTGAAGTTCCCTTTAACCAAAGCGTATTTTGCGGGTTTGTTATTTTTAATGACAACCGTTTCGATATCTTTTACTCTGTCATTTAATTTTACTACATCTTTATCCAATTCAGTGTAAGAAAATGTTCCCAACAATAAATTGTCATAAACCAGCTGAAATTTTTCCTGAGAAGGATCTAATAACTTGCGTTCTATTTTACCATCAATATCAGAATAGGCAACAATACTTCCGTCTTTTCCGAACACCGAAACTTTTGGAAGTGGCTGATTGGTTTTTTCTGAAAGAAAAGTTGTGTTTTGTGCATTGAGAATATTTAGCAATAAAATGAAAAGAAGAGAAAGTAATTGAGTTTTTTTCATGGTTTACAATTTTAAGTTTAAATGTAATCTATTATAAAGACATCTTTATTTTGAAAAGGTTGCCTGGAAGCACAAAAAAAGACTGATTTGTGATAAATCAGTCTTTTAAAGTTTTATTTTGTTACAAGTCCTTAGAAAGGATACTCGTAAATTTCAGATTCGTGAAGGAATGGGTTTCCTGTAGGGATCAGTTTTAATTTAGTTAATGCTGAAAGCACTGTAAACATAAACAATCCTGCTACGAATAGAACGGCTCCCACTACTAATAAGAATACTTCAGGAGTTTTCCAGTATGGTCCTACTGTTCCCGGCATTACCATGTTGAAGTAATCTAAAAGGTGACCTAAAATAACAACTACTGCCATTGTAGTAACCACTTTGTAGTTTCTTTTGATGCTGCTGCTTACCAATACCAATAATGGTAATAAGAAATTTACAATCAGCATTGGTAGGAAAGTTGTACCGTAGTGTTGGAATCTTCCAAAGAAGTAATTAACCTCTTCCGGAACGTTTGCATACCAATACAACATAAACTGTGCAAACCATGTGTACGTCCAAAGCATACTTGTAGCAAAAAGGAATACTCCTAAATCATGCAAGTGATTGTCGTTGAACTGAGGTAAGAATCCGTTTTTCTTTAAGTAAACACTTAAAAGAATGATAACGGCGATCCCGCTTGAAAGGCAGCTAACCATTGAATACCAAATATACATTGTAGAATACCAGTGAGGGTCAATAGACATCAACCAGTCCCAAGCCCAAGCTGCAGAAGCAAATCCGAAGAATGCGATATATCCTACTGCCCATCTGTAAAGCATTTGATATTCTACTTTATCAGACTTAGTGTCGTCTACTTTTTTAGACTGAGCTTTTAGCTTCCATGCGAAGAAAGATGCACCTAAAACATAGATGAAAGTTCTGATTGCATAGAAAGGAATATTTAAGAATCTTTTCTTTTCGAATAAAATTACATCGAAATGTGCAGAATTAGGATCTGTAAGATCCGGATCCATCCAGTGGAAAAGATGTCCTTGGTGGAAGATATTTAAAAGCATTAAAATGATCAAAATAGCTCCTCCGTATGGAATATAAGAAGCAATAGCTTCCATTACTCTTGTAATAATAATTGGCCAACCTGCGTGAGCCGCGTGCTGAATACAGTAAAAAAACAGTACAGCACAACTAACTCCAAAGAAAAATACAGCTACAAAATGTATTGCCGCTAAAGGCTGGTTGTGAATCTGAAGCTCAGCGTGCTCTAAGTGAGCAGCATGATCCTGAGGTCCTACCATTTCACTTGAATGTGTAGGAGCATTATGACCTGAGGCGTGAACAGCCTCCATCATTTGTTCAATTTTCTCTGTGCTGATTCCTTTATTCATAAAGAAACCAATACCAAATAGAACTAGACCTACAACAAGAAGTATTATAGAAGTTGATTTTAATTTTGGTGAAAAACTATACATTTCTTTTCTTATTTTTTAGTTTCGGTAGTCTTCTCGGTTGTTGCCGGGGCTGCTGTAGCTGCTGCTGCAGGTGCCGCCGTTGCTCCTTTTTTGAATGCGCTCATCACATACATTGCAACTCTCCATCTGTCTCCAGCGTTTAGTTGACCTGCATAAGAACCCATTGCATTTCTACCGTTTGTTAATACATAATGAACAGATCCTACAGTAATTTCTCTATCTGCATAGTTTGGTACACCAGAGAAGGCACCGCTTTGTACGATTGGTCCTTGCCCATCACCACCTACACCGTGACATGCTGCACAAGTATGATCAAACAACACTTTTCCTCTTTCGATATCCTTTGCAGCATTTGCAGGATTTAAAGGTGAAGATGTGATTGATTTTGATGCATCGTAACCAGCGTTATATTCGTCTACGTTTTTTGGAAGTAAACCTTCTTCAAAAACACCGTCTTTATTTTGAGCAACACTTCCTTCTACGGGAGAAAGACCAGTTGCACCATTATTTTTAACAAATGCAGGAATTTCATTTTCGTGATCCGAATATGCGTCCTGAGCTTTCATCAATGGATCGTAAGCTACGGGAAAGTACATATCAGGAAAATATACCAATGGTGTATTTTCTTTTGGTCCGCAAGAATTAAGTAAAACTGCTGTTAAACCTAAAACCGCTGTAATTTTTAATACATTCTTTTTCATTTTAAGCGTCTTTAACAGTTATTTCTTCAACTCCAGTTTCTATCAGCAACTGTTTTACAGATTCTACATCTTCAGTTACAAATTCCATCATGAATTTATCATCGGTAGTTCTTGGGTCAGGATTCTGAGCAGGAGCTCCAGGATACATTTTGTTTCTTACTAAGAAAGTCAATGACATCATGTGAGCAGCGCAGAATACCATCAATTCGAACATTGGAACTACAAATGCAGGCATATTGTGTGCCCAGTCAAAAGCAGGTTTACCACCAATATTTTGAGGCCAGTCATGATTCATCACGTACCAAGTTATAGTAGAACCAATAGTAACACCATAAAGGGCATAGAAAAATGCAGCATCAGAAATTCTTGTTTTCTTTAACCCTAAAGCCTTATCTAGTCCGTGAACCGGGAATGGAGTATAAACTTCATTTATAGCGATTCCTTTATCGTTGAATGCTTTAACGCCGTTCATTAAATCGTCGTCATCAGCATAAAGTCCGTATACAATTTTAGTGGTGCTCATCTCCTTCTTTTGCTTTATAAGTTTCACCTGAAATTTTCAGAATCGATTTTAATTCAGCCTGTGCAATTACAGGGAATGTTCTTGCATATAATAAGAATAATACAGAGAAGAACCCGATTGTTCCTAAGTATACACCCACATCAATGATCGTTGGTTTAAACATTGTCCAAGATCCTGGTAAGTAATCTCTCGAAAGGTTGATAACGATAATATCAAAACGCTCAAACCACATACCGATGTTGATAATTAATGCAACGATGAAAGTCCATATAATATTCGTTCTTAGTCTCTTGAACCAGAATGAAGCAGGAATAATCAAGTTACAAGTAATCAATGCCCAGAAAGCCCACCAGTAAGGTCCAACAGCTGCACCCGGAGAAAGATAAGTAAAGTCTTCAAATCTAGATCCAGAATACCATCCGATGAAATATTCGGTAGCATAAGCTACAGTTACCATACCACCAGTTAAGATGATTACGATGTTCATAATTTCGATATGATACATTGTAATATAGTCTTCTAAGTGACAAACTTTTCTAGCGATCAACAATAGCGTCTGTACCATTGCAAATCCTGAGAAAATTGCTCCTGCAACGAAGTAAGGAGGATAGATCGTAGAGTGCCATCCTTTAATTACTGAAGTTGCGAAGTCAAAAGATACGGTAGTGTGTACTGAGAATACAAGTGGAGTAGCCAAACCTGCAAGAACCAAAGAAAGTTCTTCGAATCTTTGCCAGTGTTTTGCTTTACCACCCCAACCGAATGCTAGGAATGTATAAATTTTTCTTGTCCAAGGAGTTTTTGCTCTATCTCTGATCATTGCAAAGTCAGGGATTAATCCCATAAACCAGAATACAGTTGATACTGAGAAATACGTAGAGATCGCAAATACGTCCCAAAGTAGAGGAGAGTTGAAGTTCCCCCAAAGAGAACCGAACTGGTTTGGTAAAGGGAATACCCAATATCCTACCCAAACTCTACCCATGTGGATTACAGGGAAGATTGCCGCCTGTACAACTGCGAAGATAGTCATCGCTTCCGCTGAACGGTTTACAGACATTCTCCAACGCTGTCTAAATAATAATAATACTGCGGAGATAAGTGTTCCGGCGTGACCGATACCTACCCACCATACGAAGTTGGTAATATCCCAACCCCAGTTAATAGTTCTGTTAAGCCCCCATGCTCCAATACCTGTCCCGATAGTGTAGGCGATACAGCCGAATCCGTATAAAAATAGAACTAAGGCTGCGTATAGTGAAATCCACCATAATTTACCTGCTCTTTCTTCGATAGGTCGTGCAATATCTTCTGTGATATCGTGATAAGTTTTGTGACCAATAATTAGAGGTTCCCTTATCGGAGCTTCGTAATGTCCTGACATTTTTTACCTATTTATTATTTAAACTTTATTTTTCTACTCTGTTTCTTACTTTAGTGTGATAGAACACATTTGGTTTTGTTCCGATCTCTTCTAGTAAATAATATCTTCTGTTGCTAGAATATAATTCTCTCACTTCAGATTCTTTGTCATTCATGTCTCCAAACTGGATAGATCCCGTAGTACAAGCTTTTGAACATGCTGTTTGGAATTCTCCGTCTTTTACTATTCTGTTCTCTTTTTTCGCTTCAAGAATAGTAGCCTGAGTCATCTGGATACATAATGAACATTTTTCCATAACCCCTCTCGTTCTTACAACGACATCAGGGTTTAGTACCATTCTTCCTAAATCGTTATTTTGATTGAAATCAAACTTGTCATTTAAGTTGTATGTAAACCAGTTGAAACGTCTTACTTTATAAGGACAGTTGTTTGCACAATATCTTGTACCGATACATCTGTTGTAAGCCATGTGGTTTTGACCTTGCTTACCGTGTGAAGTAGCCGCTACCGGACATACCGTTTCACAAGGAGCGTGGTTACAGTGCTGACACATTACCGGCTGGAAGATCACATCAGGGTTATCAGCAGGATGGTTCAATGCACCTCCGTCACCGCCAAAAGCAGTTCCGTACAATTCTGGTACAGCCATTCCTTCTTTTAATCCTTCATATACTTCCACTTTTTGTCTTGAAGAATAGTAACGGTCAATTCTTAACCAATACATATCTCTGGACATTCTGATCTCTTCTTTACCTACAACAGGAACGTTGTTTTCTGCCTGACATGCAATGATACAAGATCCGCAGCCTGTACAGGAGTTAAGATCTACAGACATGTTAAAGTGAGGTCCGTCCGTATCATCAAACGAATCCCAAAGGTCAATCTTTCTTGCAGGTAATGCACCGCTGATCGTATGATATTCTAAAGGCCTGTTCCATCCTTTATGTTCGTCGTCAAATGCTACGTTTAAGAATTCAGCCAAAGGAACTTCTTTAGCGATTTCGTAACGTCCCATTAATGTGTTTTGAAGCTGAATACCTGCAAATTCGTGATCTTCTCCTGTTTTTTCGATTTTAGCATTAGAAACAACTAAGTTAGAACCGTCAAATAAAGGATAAGCATTTACACCTGTATCAGCTGTTGCTCCTGAATCTTTTTTACCATAACCAAGTGCAATACCTACAGATCCGTCAGCTTGACCAGGTTGAACAAATACAGGAACATCTTTTATTGTTACTCCGTTTACAGTAAGGTTTACGATAGAACCATCCAACTGCATTCTTGCGTTTAGATCGTTGTCGATACCTAATCTTTCTGCATCTTTTGGAGAAATTGTCAAGTAATTATCCCAAGACATTCTTGTTAATGGATCCGGTAATTCCTGCAACCAAGGGTTGTTTGCCTGAGTACCATCTCCCATTGCTATCTTAGTATATAATACCAATTCTAAATCGGAAGCCTTAAAGTTTCCTAATTCAGCAACTGCCTGAGCAGCGTTTCCTCCAGCGTAAGACAATGTCGTAGCATTTGGAGAAACATTGATACCGTTGTATAAAGCTTTGTTGAATGAAGTAGCCCCTAAAATAGAAGTTGCGCTGTTTTTTAAATAATCATAATAATTATTTGCAGCATTGTTCTTACCATTTTTCCAAACCAATAAAGATTCTTCAATCTGTCTTGATTTATATATTTTTTGGATTGTTGGCTGCATCAATGAATATACTCCTGTCTGAGGTTCCATATCACCCCAAGACTCTAGCCAGTTAGCTACAGGAATTACAGCTTTAGCTGCCTTGTACATTTCATTTTTCTTATCAGCAACAGCAATTACATAAGGAACTTTAGATAAAGATTTTTTGAAATCTGCACCTTTGTGGTAAGAATAAATTGGGTCTACGTTATTTGCGATTAACACGCCAACCTGACCTGCATTTACCCATCCAAGGAATTCCTGGAATCTTGCACCGTCGAAATCTTTCAGGAAGTTTGCTTTACCAGTGAAAGCAACCGAACCTAATTTTTGGTTAATTAAGTGAGCTAAAACCTGAGCTCCTTTAGATCCATCAGCAAAAACAACTGCTTTGCTGCCTTTCGTCTGAAGTTCTTTTGCCAATTCAGAAGCAACCTTGTCAGAAGTACCACCTCCTACGATTGCATTGTAAACTTCAACTAAAGTTTTATTTACCTGGCTTGGTTTTAATCTAACTCTTTCGTCAGCATTAGCACCAGTGATAGACATGTTTGATTCCACTTGTACGTGTCTCAACATGTTTGCTCCCGGTTTTCTTGCCGCTGCATAA
Proteins encoded in this region:
- a CDS encoding DUF3341 domain-containing protein; the encoded protein is MSTTKIVYGLYADDDDLMNGVKAFNDKGIAINEVYTPFPVHGLDKALGLKKTRISDAAFFYALYGVTIGSTITWYVMNHDWPQNIGGKPAFDWAHNMPAFVVPMFELMVFCAAHMMSLTFLVRNKMYPGAPAQNPDPRTTDDKFMMEFVTEDVESVKQLLIETGVEEITVKDA
- a CDS encoding quinol:cytochrome C oxidoreductase, which gives rise to MYSFSPKLKSTSIILLVVGLVLFGIGFFMNKGISTEKIEQMMEAVHASGHNAPTHSSEMVGPQDHAAHLEHAELQIHNQPLAAIHFVAVFFFGVSCAVLFFYCIQHAAHAGWPIIITRVMEAIASYIPYGGAILIILMLLNIFHQGHLFHWMDPDLTDPNSAHFDVILFEKKRFLNIPFYAIRTFIYVLGASFFAWKLKAQSKKVDDTKSDKVEYQMLYRWAVGYIAFFGFASAAWAWDWLMSIDPHWYSTMYIWYSMVSCLSSGIAVIILLSVYLKKNGFLPQFNDNHLHDLGVFLFATSMLWTYTWFAQFMLYWYANVPEEVNYFFGRFQHYGTTFLPMLIVNFLLPLLVLVSSSIKRNYKVVTTMAVVVILGHLLDYFNMVMPGTVGPYWKTPEVFLLVVGAVLFVAGLFMFTVLSALTKLKLIPTGNPFLHESEIYEYPF
- the nrfD gene encoding NrfD/PsrC family molybdoenzyme membrane anchor subunit; this encodes MSGHYEAPIREPLIIGHKTYHDITEDIARPIEERAGKLWWISLYAALVLFLYGFGCIAYTIGTGIGAWGLNRTINWGWDITNFVWWVGIGHAGTLISAVLLLFRQRWRMSVNRSAEAMTIFAVVQAAIFPVIHMGRVWVGYWVFPLPNQFGSLWGNFNSPLLWDVFAISTYFSVSTVFWFMGLIPDFAMIRDRAKTPWTRKIYTFLAFGWGGKAKHWQRFEELSLVLAGLATPLVFSVHTTVSFDFATSVIKGWHSTIYPPYFVAGAIFSGFAMVQTLLLIARKVCHLEDYITMYHIEIMNIVIILTGGMVTVAYATEYFIGWYSGSRFEDFTYLSPGAAVGPYWWAFWALITCNLIIPASFWFKRLRTNIIWTFIVALIINIGMWFERFDIIVINLSRDYLPGSWTMFKPTIIDVGVYLGTIGFFSVLFLLYARTFPVIAQAELKSILKISGETYKAKEGDEHH
- a CDS encoding c-type cytochrome encodes the protein MKKNVLKITAVLGLTAVLLNSCGPKENTPLVYFPDMYFPVAYDPLMKAQDAYSDHENEIPAFVKNNGATGLSPVEGSVAQNKDGVFEEGLLPKNVDEYNAGYDASKSITSSPLNPANAAKDIERGKVLFDHTCAACHGVGGDGQGPIVQSGAFSGVPNYADREITVGSVHYVLTNGRNAMGSYAGQLNAGDRWRVAMYVMSAFKKGATAAPAAAATAAPATTEKTTETKK
- a CDS encoding TAT-variant-translocated molybdopterin oxidoreductase; translation: MASNKIQFRSIHELKDPALNNKLAQKEFQEEIPVEDFLGDAEQNGSSTSRRDFLKLLGFSTAAVTLAACEAPVIKTIPYVVKPHDIIPGIPNYYASTYFDGFDFASVLVKTREGRPIKIEPNPAAGDLGKTNARAQASVLSLYDNDKVKQPKFEGKDETFDKVDSFVIKGLEEAKASGKKIVLLSHSFASPTFKKLFAEFKETYPTAELVTYDAFPYSAALDAAQEVFGQRALPVYDLKGSELVVAFQADFLGDYNAASLESSYAAARKPGANMLRHVQVESNMSITGANADERVRLKPSQVNKTLVEVYNAIVGGGTSDKVASELAKELQTKGSKAVVFADGSKGAQVLAHLINQKLGSVAFTGKANFLKDFDGARFQEFLGWVNAGQVGVLIANNVDPIYSYHKGADFKKSLSKVPYVIAVADKKNEMYKAAKAVIPVANWLESWGDMEPQTGVYSLMQPTIQKIYKSRQIEESLLVWKNGKNNAANNYYDYLKNSATSILGATSFNKALYNGINVSPNATTLSYAGGNAAQAVAELGNFKASDLELVLYTKIAMGDGTQANNPWLQELPDPLTRMSWDNYLTISPKDAERLGIDNDLNARMQLDGSIVNLTVNGVTIKDVPVFVQPGQADGSVGIALGYGKKDSGATADTGVNAYPLFDGSNLVVSNAKIEKTGEDHEFAGIQLQNTLMGRYEIAKEVPLAEFLNVAFDDEHKGWNRPLEYHTISGALPARKIDLWDSFDDTDGPHFNMSVDLNSCTGCGSCIIACQAENNVPVVGKEEIRMSRDMYWLRIDRYYSSRQKVEVYEGLKEGMAVPELYGTAFGGDGGALNHPADNPDVIFQPVMCQHCNHAPCETVCPVAATSHGKQGQNHMAYNRCIGTRYCANNCPYKVRRFNWFTYNLNDKFDFNQNNDLGRMVLNPDVVVRTRGVMEKCSLCIQMTQATILEAKKENRIVKDGEFQTACSKACTTGSIQFGDMNDKESEVRELYSSNRRYYLLEEIGTKPNVFYHTKVRNRVEK